In Streptomyces alboniger, the following are encoded in one genomic region:
- a CDS encoding FUSC family protein — MPDVSAPVIKLVRRTTEPVAAQTLRSTAAAVISFSAALMVLPAQPAPLTAPLTALLVVQVTLYATLTTGIRRVNSVIVGVLIAIGFTALVGLTWWSLGLTIFTSLIIGRFVRVNEFVPEVAISAMLVLGVSQATSAAWHRVLETLIGAGVGLLFNLLFAPPVWTQSAGMSIDGLARGMGRMFRTMGTEIAGGNLPFPHAAARLHEARRLDHDIVEVDASLRQAEESLRMNPRVRQGLLSRVVLRTGLDTLEICAVVLRVLTRSLTDLAKFRTDEPLFPPDVSAGLEQLFEQVADAIESFARLITTQVAANAEQAEERLTDALAASRATRDRVAEMLLEDVQEHPRQWQLHGALLAEIDRILDELDLDKRTERLIQELDRRSAELNERHPRLAALRRRLRGESGTERQPAVET; from the coding sequence ATGCCGGACGTATCAGCACCCGTGATCAAACTGGTGCGGCGGACCACCGAGCCCGTCGCGGCGCAGACCCTGCGTTCCACGGCCGCGGCCGTGATCTCCTTCAGCGCCGCCTTGATGGTCCTGCCCGCGCAACCCGCTCCCCTGACGGCCCCGCTCACCGCGCTCCTGGTCGTCCAGGTCACCCTGTACGCGACCCTGACCACCGGTATCCGGCGCGTGAACTCCGTCATCGTCGGCGTCCTCATCGCCATTGGCTTCACCGCCCTGGTCGGGCTGACCTGGTGGAGCCTGGGCCTGACGATCTTCACCTCGCTGATCATCGGCCGCTTCGTACGGGTGAATGAATTCGTGCCCGAGGTGGCGATCAGCGCGATGCTGGTCCTGGGCGTCTCCCAGGCCACATCGGCGGCCTGGCACCGGGTCCTGGAAACGCTGATCGGCGCTGGGGTGGGCCTGCTGTTCAACCTGCTGTTCGCACCGCCGGTGTGGACGCAGTCTGCGGGGATGTCCATCGACGGGTTGGCGCGCGGGATGGGCCGGATGTTCCGCACCATGGGCACCGAGATCGCCGGAGGCAACCTCCCCTTCCCGCACGCGGCCGCCAGGCTGCACGAGGCACGGCGACTGGACCACGACATCGTGGAGGTCGACGCCTCTCTGCGGCAGGCCGAGGAGAGCCTGCGGATGAACCCGCGCGTACGGCAGGGACTGCTGTCCCGGGTGGTGCTGCGGACAGGGCTGGACACCCTGGAGATCTGCGCGGTGGTGTTGCGTGTGCTGACCCGAAGTCTGACTGACCTGGCGAAGTTCCGTACGGACGAGCCGCTGTTCCCGCCGGACGTGTCCGCCGGTCTTGAGCAACTGTTCGAGCAGGTGGCCGACGCCATCGAGAGCTTCGCCCGGCTGATCACCACCCAGGTGGCCGCCAACGCGGAGCAGGCCGAGGAGCGGCTGACCGACGCCCTGGCCGCGAGCCGGGCCACCCGCGACCGGGTCGCCGAGATGCTGCTGGAAGACGTGCAGGAGCACCCCAGGCAGTGGCAGCTGCACGGCGCGCTGCTCGCCGAGATCGACCGGATCCTCGACGAACTGGACCTCGACAAGCGCACCGAGCGCCTCATACAGGAGCTGGACCGCCGCTCGGCGGAGCTCAATGAACGCCATCCGCGGCTCGCGGCGCTGCGCCGCCGACTGCGCGGCGAGAGCGGCACTGAGCGGCAGCCGGCCGTGGAGACGTGA
- a CDS encoding nucleotidyltransferase domain-containing protein, with product MDDPVLTARELVRDRFPAARAAFLAGSVLTDRRTPTSDLDIVVLLDGPPAPLRENLVYRGWPVELFVQTEAIWHSFADQETAYRRSPLLAMCADGMLLLDTDGLGASLQDEARRRWAAGPPLLSDRERDYQRYVLTDLLDDLRGCADPAERVYLVSQMLQCASELVLLVSGHWLGGGKWLSRRLAAADPGVHRALSEAAAQAIAGDAKVFAEVVAEVLDKSGGPLWDGYAIR from the coding sequence ATGGATGACCCCGTGCTCACCGCCCGCGAACTGGTGCGGGACCGATTTCCCGCTGCCCGGGCTGCCTTCCTCGCCGGCAGCGTGCTGACCGACCGCCGGACGCCCACGTCTGATCTGGACATCGTGGTCCTCTTGGACGGACCGCCCGCCCCCCTTCGGGAGAACCTGGTATATCGCGGCTGGCCGGTGGAGCTGTTCGTGCAAACAGAGGCCATCTGGCACAGTTTCGCCGACCAGGAGACCGCGTACCGGCGTTCGCCGCTGCTGGCCATGTGTGCTGACGGCATGCTCCTGTTAGACACGGATGGGCTGGGCGCTTCGCTCCAGGACGAGGCGCGAAGGCGTTGGGCTGCGGGCCCGCCCCTGCTCTCGGACCGTGAGCGTGACTACCAGCGGTACGTCCTGACGGACTTGCTCGATGACCTGCGTGGCTGTGCGGACCCTGCGGAGCGGGTGTACTTGGTCTCGCAGATGTTGCAGTGTGCCTCGGAGCTGGTCCTGCTGGTCAGCGGGCACTGGCTCGGCGGCGGCAAGTGGTTGTCGCGGCGGCTGGCTGCGGCCGACCCCGGGGTCCACCGCGCGTTGTCCGAAGCTGCCGCGCAGGCGATCGCCGGGGACGCCAAGGTCTTCGCCGAGGTCGTGGCCGAGGTGCTGGACAAGTCTGGCGGCCCCCTGTGGGACGGGTATGCCATCCGGTGA
- a CDS encoding DUF6461 domain-containing protein, with product MTSPQHLQGLLADLGLEQAATFTAVHGGDEDAVIRLFGGNPEQCRPLRLEDLREHYERDLILVSRSGPAVIVVENNNYQGSREEVLRPLSRHGRTASAYWNVNAVSRLSLAEGGLISCAFEMIAPEYTMFGARPDAWQPLLEGLDLDDYETRWGAGLMAVERATGARFDNSWVRGPHRAVEITRVPESLLGQGLIDSPLLKREPFISYLADLRPTLLKPMRRHALDLALAHAGLHEHPLAVATLTAATLPAGERVRLREDLTAAHDQAHTRARAMLIGEPENFEPEWERPSHLVFRQAIVFGVLAQCVAAHLPTPTDGFPDILSSLDTAMTGDGARAHEFWMVKYLHDAARRAA from the coding sequence ATGACCTCACCTCAGCACCTTCAGGGCCTCCTCGCCGATTTAGGGCTTGAGCAGGCAGCCACGTTCACGGCCGTGCACGGCGGTGACGAGGACGCTGTCATCCGGCTCTTCGGCGGCAACCCCGAGCAGTGCCGCCCCCTGCGACTGGAAGATCTGCGCGAGCACTACGAGAGGGACCTCATCCTGGTCTCCCGGTCAGGACCTGCCGTTATCGTCGTGGAGAACAACAACTACCAAGGGTCTCGCGAGGAGGTACTGCGCCCGCTCTCCCGGCACGGCCGCACCGCCAGCGCCTACTGGAACGTCAACGCGGTCTCCCGGCTGAGCCTGGCCGAAGGCGGGCTGATCTCCTGCGCCTTCGAAATGATCGCGCCCGAGTACACCATGTTCGGAGCGCGCCCCGACGCCTGGCAGCCCCTGCTGGAAGGCCTGGACCTGGACGACTACGAAACCCGTTGGGGAGCCGGCCTGATGGCTGTCGAGCGCGCGACCGGTGCGCGATTCGACAACTCCTGGGTACGTGGCCCGCACCGCGCTGTGGAGATCACGCGGGTACCGGAGTCCCTGCTGGGGCAGGGACTCATCGACTCGCCCCTGCTCAAGCGGGAGCCCTTCATCAGCTATCTGGCCGACTTGAGACCCACACTGCTGAAACCGATGCGGCGCCACGCCCTGGACCTGGCCCTCGCACATGCCGGCCTACACGAACACCCGCTGGCCGTGGCAACACTGACAGCCGCCACTCTCCCGGCCGGCGAGAGAGTGCGGCTGCGCGAGGACCTCACTGCCGCCCACGACCAAGCGCACACTAGGGCTCGCGCCATGCTGATCGGCGAGCCGGAAAACTTCGAACCCGAGTGGGAACGCCCCTCCCACCTCGTCTTCCGCCAGGCCATCGTCTTCGGTGTCCTCGCCCAGTGCGTCGCCGCCCATCTGCCCACCCCAACGGACGGGTTCCCGGACATCCTCAGCTCCTTGGATACGGCGATGACCGGGGACGGCGCACGCGCCCATGAGTTCTGGATGGTCAAGTACCTGCACGATGCGGCACGAAGAGCAGCCTGA
- a CDS encoding DinB family protein, which translates to MTDDFTKDYLHNDLREIRKAMLWKLEGLSEYDIRRPLTATGTNLLGLVKHLSLWESRYFGEVFGRPFPEALPRWDNAAQRGADMWATQHETRKEIIDRYRRVWGHSDATITILPIDSPGHVPWWPRPNVKLFNILVHMLTETSRHAGHADILREQLDNSTGTAAQYATPQHDAAFWEAHRADIERAAKAADEKDQQLASS; encoded by the coding sequence ATGACTGATGACTTCACGAAGGACTACCTGCACAACGATCTGCGAGAGATACGCAAGGCCATGCTCTGGAAGCTTGAGGGGCTCAGTGAGTACGACATCCGTCGCCCACTGACTGCGACCGGCACTAACCTTCTCGGCCTGGTCAAGCACTTGTCGCTCTGGGAGTCCAGGTACTTCGGCGAAGTCTTCGGCCGACCGTTCCCCGAAGCTCTGCCCCGGTGGGACAACGCTGCTCAGCGCGGCGCCGACATGTGGGCAACGCAGCACGAGACACGCAAAGAGATCATCGACCGTTACCGTCGCGTATGGGGGCACTCAGACGCGACGATCACCATCCTCCCGATCGACTCCCCCGGGCACGTCCCCTGGTGGCCACGCCCCAACGTGAAGCTGTTCAACATCTTGGTCCACATGCTCACCGAGACCAGCCGGCACGCTGGACACGCCGACATCCTGCGCGAACAACTCGACAACTCGACAGGGACAGCAGCCCAGTACGCGACTCCACAGCACGACGCGGCCTTCTGGGAAGCTCACCGGGCGGACATTGAGCGAGCCGCCAAAGCTGCCGACGAGAAGGATCAGCAGTTGGCTTCGTCGTAG
- a CDS encoding transposase, producing the protein MVTFIRDQLRRYIRTGKGRCPFPVTLIVDSPSVKAASTVGRDSRGYDAGKKINGRKRHLVVNTLGLPVMITVTAGDVRDEIIARDLLWRLRLTHPQITQIWADSAYARDLLPAWTAEHLWMSMRPVQRPRGARGFVVLPRRWKVERSIGWIMNARRNCRDYERLPQHAEAHLNWAFITLMTRRLTRKGPRVNWTKQPPFQ; encoded by the coding sequence GTGGTCACCTTCATCCGCGACCAACTGCGGCGCTACATCCGAACGGGCAAGGGCCGCTGCCCGTTCCCGGTGACGCTGATCGTCGACTCCCCGTCGGTGAAGGCGGCTTCCACCGTCGGCCGGGACAGCCGCGGCTACGACGCAGGCAAAAAGATCAACGGGCGCAAGAGACACCTCGTGGTCAACACCCTGGGCCTGCCTGTGATGATTACGGTGACGGCGGGCGACGTCCGCGACGAAATCATCGCCCGCGACCTGCTCTGGCGCCTGCGGCTCACCCACCCACAGATCACACAGATCTGGGCGGACTCGGCCTACGCCCGTGACTTGCTGCCCGCCTGGACGGCAGAGCACTTGTGGATGTCCATGCGGCCGGTGCAGCGCCCCCGGGGCGCACGTGGGTTCGTCGTCCTTCCCCGCAGGTGGAAGGTTGAGCGGTCGATCGGCTGGATCATGAACGCCCGCCGAAACTGCCGCGACTACGAGCGGCTTCCCCAACATGCCGAAGCCCATCTGAACTGGGCATTCATCACGCTCATGACCCGGCGCCTGACCCGCAAAGGGCCCCGCGTCAACTGGACGAAGCAACCGCCATTTCAATGA
- a CDS encoding DoxX family protein, with product MFAAYLAVTLLASVTNGFAAVANLVGHDYPRSQADKMGLPHSTMRPFGVLLALGALGLLAGFAVPVLGALAAGGLVLYFLVAFGAHLRARDYHFGGWAMFFSLAVAALALNLSYHG from the coding sequence GTGTTCGCCGCCTATCTCGCAGTCACTCTTCTCGCCTCGGTCACCAACGGATTCGCCGCCGTCGCGAACCTCGTCGGTCACGACTACCCCAGAAGTCAGGCGGACAAGATGGGGCTGCCTCACTCGACGATGCGCCCGTTCGGCGTGCTGCTGGCGCTGGGCGCGCTGGGGTTGCTGGCAGGGTTCGCCGTGCCGGTGCTGGGCGCGCTCGCCGCGGGCGGCCTCGTGTTGTACTTCCTCGTCGCGTTCGGTGCCCACCTGCGAGCTCGCGACTACCATTTCGGCGGCTGGGCCATGTTCTTCTCCCTGGCGGTGGCCGCCCTGGCCCTGAACCTGTCGTACCACGGCTGA
- a CDS encoding maleylpyruvate isomerase N-terminal domain-containing protein: MNTPKDPRPLLYRAAGQFAALVATVEPGQLDIPTPCHEFDSRALIAHVMGNTLAYPHIMQGTYRAAEPGNVAEVPGDDWAAAYADAEERLIVAGWAMDDRALDRMVDLGFATLPVRGARVSWKSPHTHGTCARPSEVRTNSPRS, encoded by the coding sequence ATGAACACCCCCAAAGACCCCCGGCCACTGCTGTACCGCGCGGCCGGCCAGTTCGCCGCACTCGTCGCCACCGTCGAACCCGGGCAGCTCGACATACCCACCCCTTGCCACGAGTTCGACAGCCGCGCTCTGATCGCCCACGTCATGGGCAATACGCTTGCCTATCCGCACATCATGCAAGGCACCTACAGAGCAGCTGAACCCGGAAACGTCGCCGAGGTCCCGGGCGACGACTGGGCAGCGGCGTACGCGGACGCCGAGGAGCGGCTCATCGTTGCCGGATGGGCCATGGACGATCGCGCGCTGGACCGCATGGTGGATCTCGGCTTCGCGACCCTGCCTGTGCGCGGCGCGCGGGTGTCATGGAAATCGCCGCACACACATGGGACTTGCGCCAGGCCCTCGGAAGTGCGCACGAACTCGCCCCGGAGCTAG
- a CDS encoding IS5 family transposase (programmed frameshift), which translates to MWDRIEPLMPADPVRGRRWADHRRTLEAIAWKYRTCSPWRDLPDELGSFQTAHKRLIRWAIDGTWEMILTAVLTAAGAADDVDWTVSVDSTVVRAHQHAAGARKKGRPASVSPDHAVGRSRGGLSTKVHLAADGHARPLAFTVTAGQAGGAPAFESVTSRIRVPRNGPGRPRTRPFAVLADRAYSSRAIRAHLRRRGIRAVIPQPSDQIGHRLRRGRRGGRPPGFDSETYKQRNTVERCINRLKQWRGLATRTDKLAIAYQAALHLASILIWIRR; encoded by the exons ATGTGGGACCGGATCGAGCCGCTGATGCCGGCGGATCCGGTTCGCGGGCGGCGGTGGGCCGACCACCGCCGCACTCTCGAGGCCATCGCTTGGAAGTACCGCACCTGCTCGCCCTGGCGGGACCTGCCCGACGAGCTCGGCTCGTTCCAGACCGCTCACAAACGGCTGATCAGATGGGCCATCGACGGCACCTGGGAGATGATCCTCACCGCCGTCCTGACGGCCGCTGGCGCCGCCGACGACGTCGACTGGACGGTGTCTGTGGACTCCACAGTCGTCCGGGCTCACCAGCACGCCGCAGGAGCACGCAAAAAGGGGCGGCCTGCTTCGGTGAGCCCG GATCACGCAGTCGGGCGTTCCCGCGGCGGGCTGAGCACGAAGGTCCACCTGGCCGCAGACGGTCACGCACGCCCTCTGGCCTTCACCGTCACCGCAGGCCAGGCCGGTGGCGCACCCGCCTTCGAATCTGTGACGTCCCGCATCCGTGTGCCCCGCAACGGCCCGGGCAGGCCCCGGACCCGGCCATTCGCTGTCCTGGCTGATCGCGCGTACTCTTCACGCGCGATCCGGGCACATCTGCGGCGCCGAGGCATCCGCGCGGTCATCCCGCAGCCGTCCGACCAAATCGGCCACCGCTTGCGGCGAGGCCGCCGAGGCGGCCGTCCGCCCGGCTTTGACAGCGAGACCTACAAGCAGCGGAACACAGTTGAGCGGTGCATCAACCGCCTCAAGCAGTGGCGCGGCCTGGCCACACGAACGGACAAACTCGCGATCGCCTACCAGGCCGCACTCCACCTCGCCAGCATCCTCATCTGGATTCGACGCTGA
- a CDS encoding histidine phosphatase family protein: MTGTATRYLYLVRHGEAASEESGLTEGGRRQAMLLGQRLRDIPLAAVHHGPLPRAEETARLIGDQLKNVPLRVSEVAGDYVPYTPVRDELPAESANFFLRFLAGATEEEREHGPALARQALDMFTGPVDGEEDRHELVVTHNFLVAWLVRDAMHAPRWRWLGLNHGNAALTVIRYAPGRPASVLTSNDMRHLPPELRWTGFPSEVHI, from the coding sequence ATGACCGGCACGGCTACCCGTTACCTCTATCTGGTTCGGCACGGCGAGGCAGCGTCGGAGGAGAGCGGGCTGACGGAAGGGGGCCGTCGGCAAGCCATGCTGCTAGGCCAACGCCTCCGGGACATCCCTCTCGCAGCTGTTCACCATGGCCCGCTGCCCCGGGCAGAGGAGACCGCACGTCTGATCGGCGACCAGCTGAAGAATGTTCCCCTGCGCGTCTCGGAAGTTGCCGGTGACTACGTTCCTTACACGCCAGTGAGAGACGAGCTTCCGGCAGAATCCGCAAACTTCTTCCTCCGCTTTCTCGCTGGTGCCACTGAGGAGGAGCGGGAGCACGGACCTGCGCTGGCCCGGCAGGCGCTGGACATGTTCACCGGGCCGGTGGACGGCGAAGAGGACCGGCATGAACTGGTCGTCACCCACAACTTCCTGGTCGCCTGGCTCGTCCGGGACGCTATGCATGCGCCGCGATGGCGCTGGCTCGGTCTCAACCACGGCAACGCCGCTCTCACAGTCATCCGATACGCGCCCGGCCGGCCAGCCTCCGTCCTCACCTCTAACGACATGCGGCATCTGCCCCCCGAGCTGCGCTGGACTGGCTTTCCCTCCGAGGTCCACATCTAG
- a CDS encoding LexA family protein — protein sequence MAALIDGEATVKRLKRDGSTVWLMPENEAYADPWRCGLHPRHGRGGCAACEHTCRGFRQVNE from the coding sequence GTGGCGGCCTTGATCGATGGCGAGGCGACGGTCAAGCGACTCAAGCGGGACGGCTCGACCGTGTGGCTCATGCCGGAGAACGAGGCCTACGCCGATCCGTGGCGATGCGGCCTCCATCCTCGGCATGGTCGTGGCGGATGCGCAGCCTGTGAGCACACCTGTCGCGGCTTTCGGCAGGTCAACGAGTAG
- a CDS encoding RICIN domain-containing protein: MTFTGRTAAVTAAAGALMLLTPSISHADSTSFVNWGSRKCLEIENSSSRNGARAQQWDCNGQDGAAWEWEWVGPGRQYWIRNAHNGKCLEVADSRRDNGAPVQLWDCSKTARGQLWLKPPAGSWEITNYGSGKALEVENSSTRNGARVQQWTWTGADGQKWY; this comes from the coding sequence ATGACGTTTACGGGGAGGACCGCAGCCGTAACCGCAGCTGCGGGCGCCTTGATGCTGCTGACGCCGTCGATAAGTCACGCTGACTCGACGTCTTTCGTCAACTGGGGTAGCAGGAAGTGCCTGGAGATTGAAAACTCCAGCAGCAGGAATGGTGCCCGGGCCCAGCAATGGGACTGCAACGGCCAGGACGGTGCCGCCTGGGAATGGGAATGGGTGGGGCCAGGACGACAGTACTGGATCAGGAATGCCCATAATGGGAAGTGCCTTGAGGTGGCCGACAGTCGCAGGGACAATGGTGCTCCCGTTCAGCTCTGGGACTGCTCCAAGACCGCCAGGGGACAGCTCTGGCTCAAGCCGCCCGCTGGGAGCTGGGAGATCACTAACTATGGTTCCGGCAAGGCCCTGGAGGTAGAGAACTCTTCCACACGTAACGGTGCTCGCGTTCAGCAATGGACCTGGACGGGCGCGGACGGGCAGAAGTGGTACTGA